In Candidatus Kryptoniota bacterium, the sequence ATCTTAGAGACTGCGGGATTGAGCAAGAAATTCGGGAGCCGCTGGGCTGTGAAGGATCTCAACCTTCGCGTGAACGCCGGCGATGTATTCGGTTTCCTCGGACCAAATGGCGCGGGGAAGAGTACGACGATAAGGATGATTCTCACTCTGCTTGAACCGACATCGGGAAATGTGAAAATATTCGGGACCGAAGTGAGACGCAGCAGGGAGTTCGTCCTCTCGAGGGTGTGCGGAATTGTAGAGAAACCAGATTTCTACCTTTACCTCTCCGCTTACAGGAATCTGGAGATCCTCGGCTCGCTCACGCGCAAGGTCACAAAGGATGAGATTCATAACGCGCTTGAAATCGTCGGACTGAAATCGAGGGCGAAGGATCGGGTAAAAACATTTTCACACGGTATGAAGCAGAGACTCGGCATCGCGCAGGCCATCCTGACGAAACCGGAGCTAGTGATACTTGACGAGCCGACATCGGGACTCGACCCGCAGGGAATGAAGGAAGTGCGGGACCTCGTCCGCACTCTCTCGAAGGATCATGGGACAACGATACTTCTCTCCTCACATCTCCTTACCGAAGTCGAGGCGGTTGCAAACAGGATGGCTGTATTGAATCACGGAGAACTT encodes:
- a CDS encoding ABC transporter ATP-binding protein is translated as MSEVILETAGLSKKFGSRWAVKDLNLRVNAGDVFGFLGPNGAGKSTTIRMILTLLEPTSGNVKIFGTEVRRSREFVLSRVCGIVEKPDFYLYLSAYRNLEILGSLTRKVTKDEIHNALEIVGLKSRAKDRVKTFSHGMKQRLGIAQAILTKPELVILDEPTSGLDPQGMKEVRDLVRTLSKDHGTTILLSSHLLTEVEAVANRMAVLNHGELVAQGDVSELLNGDRTYYSITATPREKALEILRKLDWVEVAQADAAIDVHIDSSRAAELNRILVTGGVEVSSFAARRTLEDYFLKITEGASEV